GCCGCCTCGGTGGCCGAGAGCGTGCGTGCGGGCTCACCGGGCTTTCCGGGCGCCACGACCGAACCGCCGCCGCCCGCCCGGTCCTTCGAGCCGTTGTCACCGCCGCTTCCGTCACAGCCGGCCGAGGTGAGCAACGTCGCGGTCACGGCGACGATGACGGCGAATCCGCGGAACCGCCGGAACTGACGTCGAATCAACAAAGCGACCTCCGTTGATACATGGGTGGTTGCGCTCTGTATTAGCACGTCAACGAACAGGTGTGATCAGAAACTTTCATTACGTCTCTGTTGCCATCTGTTGGGATGCCCATGGCAAGGACGATACTGCCGGAGTCCGTGAACCGGTCAACTACATTCTGATCCATGGGAGGACGCAGTGACCTCGTTGCACACCACCCCGGTGCGGCGCAGACGTCTGGGCGTGGCGGCTGCCGCCGCCGGGCTCTTCGCCACTCTGCTGATGGCCGGACCCGCGGCCGCTACCCCCGACCCGGGAGACTCGGCCTCGACCCCGGAAAAAGTCTCCACGCGTCAGGAGGCGGAGGCGACCGCCGCGATCAGGAGCGGTGAGATACCCGGCGTGGACGAGATCGTCCACAGCCGCAACATCACCCATCTCGCCAACGTCCCCAAAGACGCGCTCCAGGGGCTGAACACGGACCTGGCCTTCCAGGGGAAGTACGCCTTCGCCGGGAACTACGACGGCTTCAGGATCTTCGACATCAGCAACCCGAAGTCGCCGAAGACGGTCGCCCAGGTCCTGTGCCCCGGATCGCAGAACGACATCTCCGTCTCCGGGAACCTGCTGTTCCTGTCGACGGACTCCTCGCGGAGCGACAACTCGTGTGCGAGCACCACCCAGCCCGCCACGGAGAAGTCCTCCTGGGAGGGCATGAAGGTCTTCGACATCAGCGACAAGCGCAATCCGAAGTACGTCGCCGCCGTCGAGACCGCGTGCGGATCGCACACCCACACCATCGTTCCCGAGCGCAAGAACGTATACGTATACGTCTCCTCCTACTCGCCGAGCGAGACGTTCCCGGACTGCCGGCCCCCGCACGACGGGATCTCGATCATCAAGGTGCCGCGCCAGGCACCCGAGAAGGCCCGCATCGTGAACTTCCCGGTGCTCTTCCCGGACGGCGGGAACCCGGGCGCTCCCACCAACCCGGGCGTGTCCAAGACCACCGGCTGCCACGACATCACCGTGCTGCCTTCCAAGGACCTGGCGGCCGGTGCGTGCATGGGCGACGGCCTGCTGTTCTCCATCAAGGACCCGGAGAACCCGCGCATCATCGACCGGGTGCAGGACAACGTGAACTTCGCGTTCTGGCACTCGGCGACGTTCAACCAGCGCGCGGACAAGGTCGTCTTCACCGATGAGCTCGGCGGCGGCGGCGCGGCCACCTGCAACGAGGAGGTCGGGCCCAAGCGCGGCGCCGACGGCATCTACGACATCGTCGGCAAGGGTGATCACCGCAAGCTGGTCTTCCGCAGCTACTTCAAGATCGACCGCCCGCAGGCCGACACCGAGGTCTGCGTCGCCCACAACGGGTCGATCATCCCGGTCAAGGGCCGCGACCTGATGGTCCAGGCCTGGTACCAGGGCGGCGTCTCGGTCTGGGACTTCACCGACTCGTCGAAGCCGAAGGAGATCGGCTACTTCGAGCGCGGTCCCGTCACCCTGGACGAGGTCACCACGGCCGGCCCCTGGTCGGCGTACTACTACAACGGCTACATCTACTCCAACGACATCGA
This window of the Streptomyces sp. 840.1 genome carries:
- a CDS encoding LVIVD repeat-containing protein, which encodes MTSLHTTPVRRRRLGVAAAAAGLFATLLMAGPAAATPDPGDSASTPEKVSTRQEAEATAAIRSGEIPGVDEIVHSRNITHLANVPKDALQGLNTDLAFQGKYAFAGNYDGFRIFDISNPKSPKTVAQVLCPGSQNDISVSGNLLFLSTDSSRSDNSCASTTQPATEKSSWEGMKVFDISDKRNPKYVAAVETACGSHTHTIVPERKNVYVYVSSYSPSETFPDCRPPHDGISIIKVPRQAPEKARIVNFPVLFPDGGNPGAPTNPGVSKTTGCHDITVLPSKDLAAGACMGDGLLFSIKDPENPRIIDRVQDNVNFAFWHSATFNQRADKVVFTDELGGGGAATCNEEVGPKRGADGIYDIVGKGDHRKLVFRSYFKIDRPQADTEVCVAHNGSIIPVKGRDLMVQAWYQGGVSVWDFTDSSKPKEIGYFERGPVTLDEVTTAGPWSAYYYNGYIYSNDIEKGFDVLRIDDRRTDPAKRVRTDELNVQTQPDYFER